A genomic stretch from Oreochromis aureus strain Israel breed Guangdong linkage group 17, ZZ_aureus, whole genome shotgun sequence includes:
- the LOC116309823 gene encoding transmembrane protein 229A, whose amino-acid sequence MAGRWRDGAPVCSGEQDGGLKLARKLRQQQEPGSDTGDATEPPRGLPRWMRLYFYGMHGVTLDVLLSSLQGLLHSRDPKLMGFSSPYLCIMHSLTHFALEKIYSQKRCFRGRPVVFHLVFYPSIYIGLQILIGNINTLAEQVRVVSGTQLVVHYILALYFSQVFHRELSHLQYRTSFSADPQLEGRPPHGLPGFARFLFFGMHGFLDEVLFTSLFNLVEKSDRTLSGHTSLWSFLMYGSCSFVVEKLYLYLHFSLGWGTWRRLPIYICFIYTWEFSWGLVLRQFNACSWDYSHYPHNFMGLITLLYLPGWICLSLYQDVLSNVLLRIKCTKDVHDLSEENGDVNGQLEPKKKQL is encoded by the coding sequence ATGGCCGGTCGGTGGCGAGACGGTGCTCCCGTGTGTTCGGGAGAGCAGGACGGTGGCCTCAAACTGGCACGAAAGCTCCGCCAGCAACAAGAACCGGGCTCAGACACCGGGGACGCGACGGAGCCGCCGCGGGGACTGCCGCGATGGATGCGGCTTTACTTCTACGGGATGCACGGCGTGACTCTGGATGTCCTGCTGTCATCCTTACAGGGGCTTTTGCACTCTCGGGACCCTAAGCTGATGGGCTTTTCCTCTCCGTATCTTTGCATCATGCATTCGCTGACCCATTTTGCGCTGGAAAAGATCTACTCACAGAAGAGGTGCTTCCGAGGTCGGCCTGTGGTGTTTCATCTTGTTTTCTACCCGTCCATCTACATCGGACTGCAGATTCTGATCGGGAACATTAACACTTTGGCCGAGCAAGTGAGGGTGGTTTCTGGGACTCAGCTGGTAGTGCATTACATCCTGGCTCTCTACTTCTCTCAGGTGTTCCACAGAGAGCTGTCACATCTACAGTATCGCACATCATTCTCCGCCGACCCCCAGCTGGAGGGCAGACCTCCGCACGGTCTTCCCGGCTTTGCGCGCTTCTTATTCTTCGGGATGCACGGCTTTCTGGACGAGGTCCTTTTCACCTCTCTGTTCAACCTGGTGGAGAAGTCTGACAGGACCCTCAGCGGTCACACGTCCCTGTGGTCTTTCCTGATGTACGGGAGCTGCAGCTTCGTGGTGGAGAAGCTCTACCTTTACCTGCACTTCAGCCTGGGCTGGGGGACCTGGCGACGACTCCCCATCTACATCTGCTTCATCTACACGTGGGAATTCTCGTGGGGTCTGGTCTTGAGGCAGTTTAACGCTTGCTCGTGGGATTACTCCCACTATCCTCACAACTTCATGGGACTTATCACCCTGCTCTACCTGCCCGGGTGGATCTGCTTGAGTCTGTATCAGGACGTGCTGTCCAATGTCCTGCTGAGAATCAAGTGCACCAAAGATGTGCATGATTTAAGTGAAGAGAATGGAGACGTCAATGGACAACTGGAGCCAAAGAAAAAGCAACTTTAA
- the LOC116309822 gene encoding hyaluronidase PH-20-like translates to MSSPPEATTPRLAPAHLPHTVGPLFEHQPFIVTWNIPDLVCKRYNVSLDTSAFKGVATPAKVPGQFLSLFYTDRLGLYPHIDLKSRKKFHGGIPQRANLKASLEKARADINYYIPSRANRGLAVIDWEEWRPLWDRNWGTKRIYQTLSVAHVMQANLSLPVQQATVKAKQQFQEAAKNFMSGMLALGRAMRPNYLWGFYLFPNCYNYGWKDRHYTGQCSKEVRRQNDELLWLWESSTALYPSVYLQTSLADNPKAALMVRNRVQEALRVSALPGWSATAPVFVYMRPVFVDDNKRFLSQGDLISTVGESVAVGASGAVLWGASADYDDQPSCEALSSYLTSTLNPYITNVTTAAQLCSDFLCRGNGRCVRKNYKSSHYLHLNPESFRVAHIQKRYFVLGSPSLADLKSLSRRFNCQCYKGLKCTPRTYKELAKALMFSVKRGQYQNSHTLSKVGLDDTEQASTAKDKVNKNFNAADN, encoded by the exons ATGTCATCTCCTCCAGAAGCAACAACCCCTCGCCTTGCACCTGCCCATCTTCCCCACACCGTAGGCCCACTGTTTGAACACCAGCCTTTCATTGTCACTTGGAATATCCCTGATCTAGTGTGTAAAAGGTATAACGTCTCACTAGACACCTCAGCCTTTAAAGGAGTGGCCACACCTGCCAAG GTTCCAGGGCAGTTTCTGTCTCTGTTCTACACAGATCGACTGGGTCTTTATCCACACATAGACCtcaaaagtaggaaaaagttcCACGGCGGCATCCCTCAGAGAGCTAACCTGAAAGCCAGCTTGGAAAAGGCCAGAGCAGATATTAACTACTACATCCCATCCAG GGCAAACCGAGGCCTGGCTGTGATAGACTGGGAGGAATGGCGCCCCCTATGGGACAGAAATTGGGGAACCAAAAGAATCTACCAGACTTTGTCAGTGGCCCATGTAATGCAGGCTAATCTCTCCCTCCCAGTACAACAGGCCACAGTAAAAGCCAAACAGCAGTTTCAG GAGGCAGCAAAGAATTTTATGTCAGGGATGTTGGCCTTGGGCAGAGCTATGAGACCCAACTATCTTTGGGGCTTCTACTTGTTCCCCAACTGCTATAATTATGGCTGGAAGGACCGGCACTACACAGGCCAGTGCTCCAAGGAGGTGAGGAGGCAAAATGATGAGCTGCTCTGGCTATGGGAGTCAAGCACGGCCCTTTACCCCTCTGTGTACTTGCAG ACCTCTCTAGCAGACAATCCAAAAGCGGCTCTGATGGTGAGAAACCGCGTCCAGGAGGCTTTGAGGGTGTCTGCCCTTCCTGGATGGAGTGCTACTGCACCCGTGTTCGTTTACATGCGCCCTGTTTTTGTTGACGACAACAAACGCTTCCTCAGCCAG GGGGATCTGATCAGCACCGTGGGGGAGAGTGTGGCAGTGGGGGCATCTGGTGCTGTGCTATGGGGGGCCAGCGCTGACTATGATGACCAG CCTTCTTGTGAAGCCCTCTCATCCTACCTCACCTCCACCCTGAACCCTTACATCACCAACGTCACGACAGCTGCCCAGCTGTGCAGCGACTTCCTGTGCCGAGGAAATGGCCGCTGTGTCAGAAAAAACTACAAGTCCAGCCATTACCTCCACCTAAACCCTGAAAGTTTCAGGGTTGCGCATATTCAGAAACGCTACTTTGTTCTAGGAAGTCCAAGCTTGGCAGACTTAAAGTCTTTAAGCAGGAGATTTAACTGTCAGTGCTACAAAGGACTGAAATGCACTCCTAGGACATACAAAGAGCTTGCCAAGGCCCTGATGTTCAGTGTTAAGCGAGGGCAGTACCAGAACTCCCACACTCTGAGTAAAGTTGGATTAGATGACACCGAGCAGGCCAGCACCGCTAAAGATAAAGTCAATAAGAACTTTAATGCAGCTGACAATTAA